The nucleotide window CCTCGGGGCCTCCCTCATCCTCATGGGCCGGAAGGGACGCTCCTCCGTGGCGGACCTCTTCACCGGGGGCGTCAGCAGCGCCGTGCTCCACGGTGTGGCCGGCCCCACCGTGGCCGTCGTCTGCGGCCGGCAGGAGGCCGGCTAGGGGACGGAAAGGACGGCGCCGCCCCGCGGGGGCGGGGAGGGTACCCGCCGCACCGTGTCCGGTGCCCCGAGTGCATCGGGCGGCGCCTGTCCGGGTGGCGCCGTGACGGCTATTCGCCGTGCACGATGGTGGTGAACTTGTTGTAGATCCCGAGGATGCTGTAGCTCTTGTGATCCACGTGGTGGATCTTGGTGATGTGGCCGTTCTTCATGGCTGTCTCGATGCTGGCGTCGCCCATGGCCACCAGGCCGAGGTAGCCCACGGCCGTGGCCGTCCCCACCTTGGGGGAGCGGGCCTGCGAGGTGGCGGCCACCGGCCCCTGGATGTCGGTGTAGACCATGCCCACGATGGGCGTGGCCACGCAGCCGGAGAGCAGGAACAGGGCCAGTACCGGGAACGTCGCTCGGAGCAGGATTTTTCGCATCTCGTCGACCTCCATCTCTTGTGGATTGGGGTACCCTCCTGTCCCCCTAGTATCCACACCTGATCCCGTCGATCAAGGGAAAATCTGCGGCATGTCCTGGGCC belongs to Dissulfurirhabdus thermomarina and includes:
- a CDS encoding TRL-like family protein yields the protein MRKILLRATFPVLALFLLSGCVATPIVGMVYTDIQGPVAATSQARSPKVGTATAVGYLGLVAMGDASIETAMKNGHITKIHHVDHKSYSILGIYNKFTTIVHGE